CCTGCAACTGCTAATCCAtgtcaaaatgcagtttttataaGTGATGAAGCTATTATGATTAACTGTTTTAACAGATGTATGTGAATACATGTAAAATAACACTCTCAAGTTAAAAATACTCATCTAAAGGCATGTTGCCAACCTTGAGGATAACTtttaaaatctcttttgaaATACTACTTTGTGAAAAGTAAACAAGGTACCAGGCCTGGAGACATGATGGTGCAATTTCTGTGTGCTGTAGCTCTGAACCAGTCTGGGAACTGAGGGGAGATGGAGACAATGATGACTGACTAGGAGGAACTAAAAACCAGCACCAAGCGAGACCTGACAAGTTGACTGCTTGGTTAAATGTTGGCTGCAATGTAACTTTGTGTTATTGTTCACTGTCTAATCTTTGAGCTCCAACCagctttattgtttttgttattgtgCACATGACATAGGCTAGAAACCCAGCTTTTCCAACTAGATAATTTCAGTATTGTAAGTTATTTGGTTTTGAATTCCAAAGAAGGCAACCATGCCGGTGCCACATGAGAACAACTTTGAGGCCAGGTCGAACAAATGTGCAAAGATTCCCCAAAATGAGAGATAAAATGAGAGATTCAGAACCACAGTTCCAAGGACAGACTTAGGGTAAGACAAAGATgtcttttcaattcaattcaggtttatttatatagcgccaattcacaacacatgttgtctcaaggcatttcacaaaagtcaggtacatacattccaattaatcctaaccattgaacagtgcagtcagagttagttatttattcaaatttgataaaaagtttttctgtctaaggaaacccagcagattgcatccagtcattgacttgcagcattcactcctcctggatgagcatgtagagacagtggacagtcactggcgttgactttgcagcaatccctcatactgagcatgcatgtagtgacagtggagaggaaaaactcccttttaacaggaagaaaccaccagcagaaccaggctcagtgtgagcggccatctgccacgaccaactgggggtttgagagaacagagcatagacacaaagaacaaagaagcactgatctaggagtactttctatgggaaggaaaagtaaatgttaatagatgtagctcctttagtcgtttcacctagaaagaaagaacagataaactctgagccagttttcaaggttagagtctgaaagagagcacatagagttagtcacagtagaagctcagtcaattgctatatctaggagagagaaagggttaaacactgaaagacagggccatgtggatcatcggtagagggtgagcattaagttgttgcccgcagaagctcggacaattcccctctccagaaaggtgtcacaagtagacacagagtcaggccaggtgtagcttctaggaagagaaaagagagaacaaggttaaaagctgaaataacagcaaataatgcaaaattggagagtagtgtgagaatgtagcgaagagggtgaaagtggtcattttcTAAGGCTGTTTTCTGTCGTCTCTAGATGTTGGACCTTAAAGGTCTTTTGAATTCTGGCACTCCCTTCTAACCTTTCCCCTTAGACTTAGGTTAGGTAATTAGAACCCCAAATTATGTGTAAAGCCTTGAGTTTACCTTTCATTAGATTATCTAAACATAATATGTCATTGTTTATGAGGCATTTAACACTCTACGCTGTACTTAAATGGTTTCAAAGAAATGGAGGTTGGACGGATCAAAATGGGGTGCGAATTGACCCGGAGCCCAGGAAAGAGTGTGCTTTAATTATATGGTACAACAACCTGCCTTACACAGCCTGCTCTCCTCGAGGTGCGCACGAGGGTAGGTGTGTCTCATAAATAAATGATGAACGTCGCCAAAACCGGCAACACCCCTCTCGCCTGTTCGCTAGGCGTGACGTCACGTGACCTGCCCGTGTCCGTTCCAGCTGAGCGCGAGAGGCAGAGGAAGATCGGACGTGGACGTCGCGCGGCCCGAACGCAAATCCCAGCCCGTGCGCCCGTGACTGCATCCACCggataaggaaaaaaaaaaaaaagtagagacAGAAAGACGAAACGTGCCCTCCTCCTCCCTCCCCGGCTGACGGACAGCAGAGCGCAACAGCAGAGGAGACGAGCAGCAACACAACTTGTCATCTGATCAACACACAGCTACTTCTTTGACCGCTGCttcttcttgtttatttttctacacGCACATTTTTCCTAcgaggttattttttttttttgctttaacgGCGGAAGGATTTGGGGGGGTAAAACTGTTATTGAGACCAGCACAACAAACTCGGGATACCGCTTGCAGTTCTGAGTTGTGACATATTGTTTTGCCTCCACCGTGCGGGTTTATTGCTTTTTTATAGACGAGTTTTCTGCTCATATGGTCTGACTGTCCCTCTGACTGTAACGTCTTGATCTACTCAACGGTTTAAAACATTCAACTACAATGGAGTACTTTGAAGAGAATTTCTATACAAGGAAATAAGGATCTCTACATAGCAATAACTGCAAGGTAAATAGTTAAAAGCCTTTATTATGTCTTATCAGTATTTTACACAATATGAGTGTGTACCTGCGATATAAAAgcgtttatttttatttttattctgtatGAATTAATCTCAAGCTCTCTCTCTTTGTGTCCATCACCTTTCACCCCTCCTGCATGCAAACAAACAGCCCTCCAGCATTCTTGTCCTATCGGTAGGTTCTTTGGTCAGATTGCCTCAGTGCTTCAGGTGCAACTCCCCCCTTCCCTCCTCCAGTCCAGGATGTCCAGGCAACTCTCCCAGCTTCCAACCCCTGACCTGCCAGCTGGGGCAAGCCCACAGTTTGGAAGTTGTACTCAACCTGCAGGCTCCCTTACAGGGGGCCACGTCAACTCCATGGccggtttaaaatccctcttgCAGCAACCCATGAAGGGAGATCACCGGATAAGGAATCCATGTGACGCAAAAGGTGAGAAACTTTGTGTATCCATCTGGTGTTTACCAGTTGTTATGCTAGTGCCACAGTTCCACCCACTTATATTGTTATAAAAATACATAGTATCATTTTAAGCACTTTGCACACTCACAAAGCTTCACACCCCGGTCTCATGTGCCAGCACACATGCCTGGGATGACTCCTCCGTGACCCTCATAAGTATTCTCCTGGATTATAAATCCTGCTGCAGTTTAAAGTTTGGCTCCAGATTACAGTAGAGTTGTTGAGATGTTTGGGTTTAAGCTGCTCTATGTAATgcacaaaaatatttgtttggcCATACAGACCTACACCATTCTGAGATTTGTTCAAGAATTTGCCTTCATTTGCAGTAAATTGGCTTTGGCATTTGCTTTATTGCGGCAGTTCACCTACCATCTGGTCCATCTGGGAGTTTGTGTTTATGATTGTGTAAGAGAGATTTAGAAAATAAGTGCATCCACCTGCCAAACTGGGTAGTctgcataaatatgcagaattaaaatctaaaaaaaaaataacactttcTACTTTTCCTCTTTGGTAGACAAAGACAGACTGGACCTTGATGAGGACTCTTTGGGGGTGTGCCCCATGAGGAATGGCAATGGAATAGTCAGCAATAACAGCAGTAATGGctgtggaggtggtggtggtggaaaTAGTGGACCAGGCTTCAGCCAGTTCCTTGGACCTCTCCTGTGGGATCGCACCCTGCCTGCGGATGGGGGGCTCTTTCAGCTCCAATACATGGACTTGGAGGAATTTCTGACCGAAAACGGTATGGGCAGCATGCACAACAACAACAGCTCCAGCTCGGCCCAGATCCCCTCGCAGAGCTCTCAGTCGGCCGTGCCCAACCAGAGCTCCCAGTGCCTACCGCCCTCGTCCCCACCGGGATCTTCGTCCTCGTCgccctcttcctcttcttcgCCATCCCTCATCGGTCTGGAGGTGGCTCAGCCGCAGAGCCTTGGAGGAGGAAGCGACTGTCTACATGGTGAGTGATAATTGTATAAGTTATCTTTATCGAAAGAAATTATCGGGGCAATAACGGTGAATCACAATATGTCTGGTTGGGATTGatacttttttctgttaaaacgTTATTTTTAACATTGCTTTCATGAAAGcatcataaaatatatttgaaaatatgaCAGAATGCTGTTACCGCTTTTAAGCAGCATTTGTTTTTTGGCCTGGAGCTTTGTGAATAActagtaattttatttaaaattattttcattttggcaataaaaatatttaaaatgttgatgcATTCCTTGATGATACAGGTGTTTGGTTGTGAGACACAACATTCATTGTTAAGGTTTGTTCTTATACCCTCACAACAACAATTGTTGAAAATAGTCCATCAAAGCTTTTTATAGTTTATAAGCTGAAAGGGACAAAATGTCCCATGCTTCTGATTTGAGATTATTTAATGGTGGTTTATATGCAGCCAAGGTTATGTGGTGTCTTTTATTTGGTTCTTCTTTGAGTTTAAACAAATACCAGTGACACAGCATTTTTCTGTAGTCTGGAATCAGAGTGAAGGCATAAGGTAGAGTCACATGGCTCTAAAtgcaaaattaaatttaaacataaactgTAGAATTAGTTGCTTGTCCAACAGTTGGTTGAGGTTATGGGGAAAGCTGTACGACCACCAAGGGATTGTAAACAAGAAAACTCTTCAGCTTTTTGATGAGTCAACTTCACAGCAGTGACGAGAGGCTTTTCTGTGGCTTGGAATGTGTTCTATGTACATCAGAGACAGCGCAATCAGCAAACTCCCTCTCGCAGCCAATAATTGATGTGCAGTGGGGTCAAAACACTGCCGAGTGAGAGAAAGACACAGGGAGAGCAGTGTGCAGAGTGTTTGCAGTGGTGTGTCTTTAATCTCTCCCCGCTTCACACGCCACAGCCATGTGCACGCGTCGGTACACGTGAAGAGGATGGGAGTATTGCAGTGAGGGAACTAGAGGCAGGGCCAGggagagatggaggaggagcaCCACAGACAGGAGGGGGCAGGGACAGATCAACAGGAAGAGTTTCCTTCGCTGTGCTGCTGGACTTTTATTGCATTACAAAGATAATATACTAGTGTAAAGTATTAGAGAAAGATGTAGAAAATATATGCAGGATTGTAAAGCTGACTAGCCTCTATCTGCTTTATAAGTAAAAAAGGGCTTCTGGCCTTGTTGGAATGCTGTTGTACAAGTTTCGAACCACATCACCTTAAGATTAAAATCCTGATGTTGATTGTCAGAACATGTGAGTAAAAGAGTGCACCGAAACCAGTTTGCACATGGCATATCAGAGTTGCCCAGTTTCAGGACTAATCCAGGTGGTTGGGCTAACTGATTCCTGATATGGGGCTGTAGCAGCGTCGCACCAGGAGTCTAGATCTCCTGCATTAAACACGCAAAGATTTAAAGATGGTAATCCTGCAGATTGGCCAAAATGATCATAGTTTTGCTGTGATTAAGGCATTGGTATTTTTGAACAATGAGATATTTATACCTTCTTATCACCTGAACATTATATAGGCACAGTATACATTAAATATGTAGTTTCTAATGGGTCACAGATGTATAGATAACATAGTTAACATGTAGCTATACTGTTAGGGTGTGAAAAATACACATGTGTCCCTTTATTGGTCccataaaacaaaatccaattttgatgggggggtggggggttatATAACATATCCATTTGTAAATCTTTCTTTTAACCTAAGTTTTATTACAGCATAACAGTTATTGCCTTGATAACTGCTTTGATTACTTATCTCCTATCGATCAGATTGATTTGTTGTTGTGGTTATAGTTTGCACAGTGAATCAAGTACATGCATCAGTAAGAAATCTATTACACCTGTAGTAGGGTTATTAAATTATATATGCATCTCAAATGTTTagagtttatctttattctgaaaaacaaaacacatgtctagaataaattttatttccaaTAAAACCTGTTTCTTTTTGATATGTTAGTATTCATGTGTTTTAGGTACATGTATGAAatgaaataattgtttaaaaatgtttttttattcattggatatttgtaaataattttgattCTCTGAGAGACGTATCCCACTACTCCATGAATGCCGTTTGAGAAAACTTGCCCACATCTAAATCAGCAGCAGACACACAGGAATGTTTACAAGTCTCTGGCACAAAGAAGTGCAGCTCTTTGCTTCTATCTAGTGGCCATGatgaaaatgttcatatttttgTAATGCTAGAATTACTattatctaaaattatttattttaactacaGTTGCACCGATCAGGCATTTCCTGGCTAATACCAATTTCCAATTCTGACTCTAAActattacattaaaaaaaaaatttttttttgatgGAACTGGTAGTAATGAAtccacattaaaataaaaagaatgacaAGAATATTGCCACTTGATCAATCAATTAATCTCTGGCCAATTGATTCATTTTAACCTCTTTAGGATAAATGCAcattaattaatttaacatgACACaaatttcttttctcttttattcttCAGGTGGTCAGACGAGTATGAACGACTCTTGCGAATcgccttcttcctcctcttcctcctcctgtcCTCCTTTACTTACACCGACGGGAAGTGGACCGGATGCGATGGGAATGTTTGAGATGGACTCTTCAGACATGGCCATGTCCAGCACCTCTGGAGAGCAAGACTTTGACCCCAGAAGGCACTCCTTCAGCGAGGAAGAGCTGAAACCACAGCCAATGATCAAAAAAGCCCGCAAGATCCTGGTGCCTGATAACATGAAGGTGATTCCACTAAGAAAACTCTGTTGGTCATTTTGCGCTTTATCGGGTGTTAAATAATTCTAGGCTTGTTCAGATTAAAGGCAGAATGAAAAAGGAGTAGTTTAGGAGTTTATTTTACAGATTGCTGGTTAAATGCACACAAAAATTTAATTTGTGTCTTTACTGATGACATTTGAAGAGACCCAAATCCGCATTCATTTCTTTAGAGTGGCAcacatttttgaaacattagATTTTTATTGGATCAATGCACTGATTCATCGACTAATAAGGAAATAACACTTCTAGCTGTGATTTCCTTTTAGCTGAATCGCAGCCAAGGCAAACTGACCTGGGACACAAATGAGGAACACAGTGCACAAATAACTGACCTTAATCTTACAGAAATCTCTGCTCATATTTAACAAGCAAGTCTTTAATTCAAATATTCAGAAGTCACAGAAAACTACAGAAGTTAGTTTTGTACAGCCGTTAATTTGTTCAGTACATATTTGAGTACTAAGAATATAGTTTCCTATCTAAAGCACTTAAATGTGGTGTATAAATTGTGGTTTGGTATTTTATGGATAggggttaaaaaatatttttgggatTCTTGGGATTAGTAAACGTAACATCCTTATTATATGCtaccaggtcatgctgaaaggAACCTTTTTCAGTGTGGATGGTGTTCCTAAGTAAAGAGGACTTACATGTATCTATTTTCAGTGTCAATAAGGCATATAATTAAAGAGATGTTAGAGGATGTTTAGTAGGCAACTGTATTTTCTATATTGTTTCTGTGGTTTATTCTGGCTGCGAGAAAagaagagagagcaagactttcagcagattacaggaaggctgaacagagtacagaaaagttgctctttttgatccttttgagctttcacCTTTTGGGAATTTCAGTTAAAGAAACATGTTCTCCATGATATACAAATAGGTACTGCTGTTTGAGTAATGCTAACTGTGCTAATTGCTAATATACTAACTAAAgatagtttaaaatataaactctgtaatcatgttgtttttgttctacaACAGTAAGATCCTGTTTTACATAGGCTGTTCTGACACAAACAATGTGACGTCCGCTCTACTCCTACtataaataatcaataatgCTTAAGGCAAGAAGGCTGATAAAAGTAGTTCTTGTATCTTCTCATATTATTGTTCTTACAAAGAAATTGGCCCAAATTGGTATCAACATTACAAAGACTGAAGGTTGGAAATCAGGTTACAACCGATTGTTCAACATAAAATGttcaacagtgaattaatagcAAAGCCTCTATTTTTTGTGGTTATTTTACCAAAAATTGGATGTTGGACACAAACTTTGTTTTGCACTCAGTGCTAACAAACAGTAAGTCAGAATGGACATTTGGTTTCATACGATTTTAAACTACATTGCAGTGGGCATCAGCCTTGATAACCTGGCCAacagtcctgcatgttttagatgtgttcctGCACCAGACCACCCGACCCATTCATTTAAATTAGGTGTGTGGTAACAAGGCGatgtctaaaatatacaggacagggttgaatcatgaacactgaccttgactggggaacGTGAGAGCTGTCAATGTTccggttcttttgtgacctcctgaatGAGCCATTGATTTCCTCTTGAAGTAATTCCGGTCGGCCAGCCACTCCTGGTTCATGTTTGGTCCATTTATGGATAATCGCTCTtgctgtggttcactggagttcGAAAGTCTTAGAAATGGCATTGTAACCGTTTtcagataaatatttttcatttgtttttgaatttatttgggTCAGGACATGATGTGTCgctttttaagatcttttagcctacttcttATTGTATGAAAGGTTCTAGTGATTCCTCTTTGATTCTACAGGGTAGACACTGATCAGGCCAGGGTGTGATGagtgaaactgaaccaaaaaagAATGTGATCAATCACATTTAATTCATGATTTTACCATggggacaaatactttttcacaaaggGCTTTTTAACAGACTGTAGATACTTCAAGTTTGTATTTGGGTTTATTGATGAAAGATCACCAGCTGATGCTAAAACCATCAAATGTCCCTTCTCTTTTTGTTCCTCTTCTAGGATGACAAGTACTGGACCAGGAGGTACAAAAACAACGAGGCTGCGAAGCGTTCCCGGGATGCTCGCCGTCTGAAGGAGAACCAGATTTCAGTGCGGGCCGCCTTCCTGGAGCGAGAGAACGCCGCCCTCCGTCAGGAAGTGGCCGAGATGCGGAAGGAACTGGGCCGCTGTCGCAGCATCCTTAATAAATACGAGAACCGTCTGGGTGACCAGTGATGGAAGAAAAATCCGGAAGAGGAGGCAGATTAAAAATAGGACTCCGATTTTCCAGGATGGTCTGACGAACTAACTGAGTATGAAATCATACTGAGAAAGACGTTGACGATTTAAATGATGAATGTTTAAGTCCAGGAAAAGGGTTGTGTACTGAAGCTCAGGTGTCTTGCTTTGTTGAGCTCTTAAAAGTGATTGATGGAGAAA
This genomic stretch from Girardinichthys multiradiatus isolate DD_20200921_A chromosome 3, DD_fGirMul_XY1, whole genome shotgun sequence harbors:
- the dbpb gene encoding D site albumin promoter binding protein b; the protein is MSRQLSQLPTPDLPAGASPQFGSCTQPAGSLTGGHVNSMAGLKSLLQQPMKGDHRIRNPCDAKDKDRLDLDEDSLGVCPMRNGNGIVSNNSSNGCGGGGGGNSGPGFSQFLGPLLWDRTLPADGGLFQLQYMDLEEFLTENGMGSMHNNNSSSSAQIPSQSSQSAVPNQSSQCLPPSSPPGSSSSSPSSSSSPSLIGLEVAQPQSLGGGSDCLHGGQTSMNDSCESPSSSSSSSCPPLLTPTGSGPDAMGMFEMDSSDMAMSSTSGEQDFDPRRHSFSEEELKPQPMIKKARKILVPDNMKDDKYWTRRYKNNEAAKRSRDARRLKENQISVRAAFLERENAALRQEVAEMRKELGRCRSILNKYENRLGDQ